A single window of Hymenobacter sp. APR13 DNA harbors:
- a CDS encoding PD-(D/E)XK nuclease-like domain-containing protein gives MIDSAATTPRPDLLRVPYDDYRALPAIANSDLSRLRDALNGRPPRPTTSSGALGLGTAFHTALLEPDLYEPGLPGINDTLVWWMVEGVQLNPQVSEWLKTGIAEPSCVFTEAVTGTLCKLRADLIVDQPGQPYTIIDFKTTLARDHQHFVAQCSGYDYDRQAAFYADALRADRFVLVGVQKVEPFSLFVYEVPRFMLSEGRAKYLRLLKQLQPDTPVPASVAGAVRDVRDALLGTE, from the coding sequence GTGATTGATTCTGCTGCTACCACCCCGCGCCCCGATTTGCTGCGCGTACCCTACGACGACTACCGCGCCCTGCCCGCCATTGCCAACTCCGACCTGTCCCGCCTGCGCGACGCGCTGAACGGCCGGCCGCCGCGCCCCACCACGTCCAGCGGCGCGCTGGGCCTGGGCACGGCCTTCCACACCGCGCTGCTCGAGCCCGACCTCTACGAGCCCGGCCTGCCCGGCATCAACGACACGCTGGTGTGGTGGATGGTGGAAGGCGTGCAACTGAACCCGCAGGTGAGCGAGTGGCTGAAAACCGGCATTGCCGAGCCCAGCTGCGTGTTCACCGAAGCCGTAACCGGCACGCTCTGCAAGCTCCGCGCCGACCTCATCGTGGATCAGCCCGGTCAGCCCTACACCATCATCGATTTCAAAACCACCCTGGCCCGCGACCATCAGCACTTTGTGGCCCAGTGCAGCGGCTACGACTATGACCGGCAGGCCGCCTTCTACGCCGATGCCCTGCGCGCCGACCGGTTTGTGCTGGTAGGAGTGCAGAAGGTGGAGCCCTTCAGCCTGTTCGTGTACGAGGTGCCGCGCTTCATGCTCTCGGAGGGCCGCGCCAAATACCTGCGCCTGCTCAAACAGCTGCAGCCCGACACGCCCGTGCCGGCCTCAGTAGCCGGCGCCGTGCGCGACGTCCGCGACGCGCTATTGGGCACCGAATAG
- a CDS encoding HipA family kinase yields MLASDLSLRTVDVTRYVAPLREGGSLPALVEADDGFLYVVKFRGAGQGPKALVAELIVGELARALGMKLPELVFIRLDEAFGRTEPDEEIQDLLRASTGLNLALHYLARASTFDPLVTTVDARLASQVVWLDALTLNVDRTARNTNLLLWNKELWLIDHGAALYVHHTAPNWAEQTKPRAFPQVKDHVLLPLASELTAIDAEGRARLTPDVLRAIVALVPDEWLLEPDRTPGQQRDAYVQFLQNRLAASETFVQEANAAREALI; encoded by the coding sequence ATGCTGGCAAGTGACCTTTCGTTGAGAACCGTTGACGTGACGCGCTACGTGGCCCCGCTGCGCGAAGGAGGCTCGCTGCCAGCGCTGGTAGAGGCCGACGACGGCTTTCTGTACGTGGTGAAATTCCGCGGGGCGGGGCAGGGGCCCAAGGCGCTGGTGGCCGAGCTGATTGTGGGCGAGCTGGCCCGCGCGCTGGGCATGAAGCTGCCCGAGCTGGTGTTTATCCGCCTCGATGAAGCCTTCGGCCGCACCGAGCCCGACGAGGAAATTCAGGATCTGCTGCGGGCCAGCACCGGCCTCAACCTGGCCCTGCACTACCTGGCCCGCGCCAGCACCTTCGACCCGCTGGTAACCACCGTGGATGCGCGCCTGGCCTCGCAGGTGGTGTGGCTCGACGCCCTCACGCTGAACGTAGACCGCACGGCCCGCAACACCAACCTGCTGCTTTGGAACAAGGAGCTGTGGCTGATCGACCACGGCGCGGCCCTCTACGTGCACCACACCGCCCCCAACTGGGCCGAGCAAACCAAGCCGCGCGCGTTTCCGCAGGTGAAAGACCACGTGCTGCTGCCCCTGGCCTCGGAGCTAACCGCCATAGACGCCGAAGGCCGCGCCCGCCTCACGCCGGACGTGTTGCGCGCCATCGTGGCGCTGGTGCCCGACGAGTGGCTGCTGGAGCCCGACCGCACGCCCGGGCAGCAGCGCGACGCCTATGTGCAGTTCCTGCAAAACCGCCTGGCCGCATCAGAAACCTTTGTTCAGGAAGCCAATGCTGCCCGAGAAGCACTTATTTGA
- a CDS encoding MGH1-like glycoside hydrolase domain-containing protein, with product MNEEQRRQQELREGRQHWHQFGPYVSDRQWGTVREDYSADAQPWNYTTHDMARSLAYRWGEDALGGICDDQQLLCLGLGLWNGQDTILKERLFGLSGPEGNHGEDVKELYYYLDNTPTHSYMRMLYKYPQHAFPYDWLVKENGRRNRQKPEFELTDTCIFREDRYFDVFLDYAKVGPTDLLMQITVHNRGPHEALLHVLPQLWFRNTWSWGNEAYKPRLAAADTGRICVDHAKLPALELYCDQPADQPCTLLFCDNETNTARLYQAPNPAPYCKDGIHEYVVQGEKTAINPAREGTKAAAHYTLNVPPGESRTVRVRLAAPGLAAPFEEFEALMSQRKAEADQFYADLQHDLASTDARNVQRQALAGMLWSKQFYYYDVPEWLAGDPTMPPPPPERQHGRNSTWPHLNNADIISMPDKWEYPWYAAWDLAFHCIPLALVDVEFAKHQLRLLCQDWYMHPSGQLPAYEWKLEDVNPPVHAYATWRVYKMCLKHSGNPDTAFLESMFHRLLLNFTWWVNRKDRHNRNVFEGGFLGLDNIGVFDRSAPLPTGGHIEQADGTSWMAMFALNMMRIALELSKTNPVYQDMASKFFEHFLYIAHAMSSFSEGEIDMWDEQDEFYYDVLNTPDKGRVSLRIRSMVGLIPLFAVEVLDEDALRGAPQFVRRLNWFLDHRPQLAALVSRWQEPGKGQRHLLSLLRGHRMKLLLRRMLDEAEFLSDYGVRALSRYHLKHPFRLQVADGPDAVVAYEPGESTTSLFGGNSNWRGPIWMPMNFLIIESLQRFYHYYGPEFKVEYPTNSGHMHTLQEIAQALTERLTKLFLRDEQGHRPAFGDDRQLQTDPHFQDYLLFHEYFHGDTGRGLGASHQTGWTGLIAKLLQYRQLEE from the coding sequence ATGAACGAGGAACAGCGCCGGCAGCAGGAGCTGCGGGAGGGCCGGCAGCACTGGCACCAGTTCGGCCCCTACGTGAGCGACCGGCAGTGGGGTACCGTGCGCGAAGACTACTCGGCCGATGCCCAGCCCTGGAACTACACCACCCACGACATGGCCCGCAGCCTGGCCTACCGCTGGGGTGAGGATGCGCTGGGCGGTATCTGCGACGACCAGCAGCTGCTGTGCCTGGGTTTGGGACTCTGGAACGGGCAGGACACCATCCTGAAAGAGCGCCTGTTCGGCCTCAGTGGGCCCGAAGGCAACCACGGTGAGGACGTGAAGGAACTCTACTACTACCTCGACAACACGCCCACCCACTCCTACATGCGGATGCTCTACAAGTACCCGCAGCACGCCTTTCCGTATGACTGGCTGGTGAAGGAAAACGGCCGCCGCAACCGCCAGAAACCCGAGTTTGAGCTCACCGACACCTGCATCTTCCGCGAAGACCGGTACTTCGACGTCTTCCTCGACTACGCCAAAGTCGGCCCTACCGACCTGCTCATGCAGATTACGGTGCACAACCGCGGCCCGCACGAGGCGCTGCTGCATGTGCTGCCGCAACTGTGGTTCCGCAATACTTGGAGCTGGGGCAACGAAGCCTATAAGCCCCGCCTAGCCGCCGCCGACACCGGCCGGATTTGCGTGGACCACGCCAAGCTGCCCGCTCTGGAGCTCTACTGCGACCAGCCTGCCGACCAGCCCTGCACGCTGCTGTTCTGCGACAACGAAACCAACACCGCCCGCCTCTACCAAGCCCCCAACCCCGCCCCGTACTGCAAAGACGGCATCCACGAATACGTGGTACAGGGCGAGAAAACGGCCATCAACCCGGCCCGGGAAGGCACCAAGGCTGCTGCGCACTACACCCTCAACGTGCCGCCCGGCGAGAGCCGCACCGTGCGCGTGCGGCTGGCCGCCCCCGGCCTCGCGGCGCCCTTCGAGGAGTTTGAGGCGCTGATGAGCCAGCGCAAAGCCGAGGCCGACCAGTTCTACGCCGACCTGCAGCACGACCTGGCCAGCACCGACGCCCGCAATGTGCAGCGCCAGGCCCTGGCCGGCATGCTCTGGAGCAAGCAGTTCTACTACTACGACGTGCCCGAGTGGCTGGCCGGCGACCCCACCATGCCACCCCCGCCGCCTGAGCGGCAGCACGGTCGCAACAGCACCTGGCCCCACCTCAACAACGCCGACATCATCTCGATGCCCGACAAGTGGGAGTACCCGTGGTATGCGGCCTGGGATTTGGCGTTTCACTGCATTCCGCTGGCATTGGTGGACGTGGAGTTTGCCAAGCACCAGCTACGCCTGCTCTGCCAGGACTGGTACATGCACCCCAGCGGCCAACTGCCCGCCTACGAGTGGAAGCTGGAAGACGTGAACCCGCCGGTACATGCCTACGCCACCTGGCGGGTCTACAAAATGTGCCTCAAGCACAGCGGCAACCCCGACACGGCCTTCCTGGAAAGCATGTTCCATCGGCTGCTGCTGAACTTTACGTGGTGGGTGAACCGCAAAGACCGCCACAACCGCAACGTATTCGAGGGCGGCTTCCTGGGCCTTGACAACATCGGCGTGTTCGATAGAAGCGCGCCGCTGCCCACCGGCGGCCACATCGAGCAGGCCGACGGCACCAGCTGGATGGCCATGTTCGCGCTCAACATGATGCGCATTGCGCTGGAGCTGTCCAAGACCAACCCGGTGTACCAGGACATGGCCAGCAAGTTCTTCGAGCATTTCCTCTACATCGCCCACGCCATGAGCAGCTTCTCGGAAGGCGAAATTGACATGTGGGACGAGCAGGACGAGTTCTACTACGACGTGCTCAACACGCCCGACAAAGGCCGGGTGAGCTTGCGGATCCGGTCGATGGTGGGGCTGATTCCGCTGTTTGCGGTGGAAGTGCTGGACGAGGACGCCCTGCGCGGCGCCCCGCAGTTTGTGCGCCGCCTCAACTGGTTTCTCGACCACCGCCCGCAGCTGGCAGCCCTCGTGAGCCGCTGGCAGGAGCCCGGCAAAGGCCAGCGCCACCTGCTCTCGCTGCTGCGCGGCCACCGCATGAAGTTGCTGCTGCGCCGCATGCTCGACGAGGCCGAGTTTCTATCGGATTACGGCGTGCGGGCGTTGTCGCGCTACCACCTCAAGCACCCGTTCCGGCTGCAGGTGGCAGATGGCCCGGATGCCGTAGTGGCCTACGAGCCCGGCGAGTCCACCACCTCGCTGTTTGGCGGCAACAGCAACTGGCGCGGCCCCATCTGGATGCCCATGAACTTCCTGATCATCGAGTCCTTGCAGCGGTTCTACCACTACTACGGCCCCGAGTTCAAGGTGGAGTATCCGACCAACTCCGGCCACATGCACACGCTGCAGGAAATCGCCCAGGCCCTCACCGAGCGCCTCACCAAGTTGTTTCTGCGCGACGAGCAGGGCCACCGCCCCGCCTTCGGCGACGACCGTCAGCTCCAGACCGACCCGCACTTCCAGGACTACCTGCTCTTTCACGAGTACTTCCATGGCGACACCGGCCGCGGCCTCGGCGCCAGCCACCAAACCGGCTGGACCGGCCTCATCGCCAAGCTCCTGCAGTACCGCCAGCTGGAAGAATAG
- the msrB gene encoding peptide-methionine (R)-S-oxide reductase MsrB translates to MLRWKDVLIFARYANPEPSRRVELTEEQWQQRLTPAQYAVLRGRGTEPPYRNAYCRAYEPGRYHCAGCHSLLFDSATKYHAISGWPSFTQPATPAAICYLPDDSHHMQRIEARCNVCGGHLGHVFPDGPAPAGLRYCINSTSLVLEPVAAPDTGTGC, encoded by the coding sequence ATGCTGCGCTGGAAAGACGTGCTGATTTTTGCCCGCTACGCCAACCCCGAGCCGTCCCGGCGGGTGGAGCTGACCGAGGAGCAGTGGCAGCAGCGCCTGACGCCCGCCCAGTACGCCGTGCTGCGCGGCCGCGGCACCGAGCCGCCGTACCGCAACGCCTACTGCCGCGCCTACGAGCCCGGCCGCTACCACTGCGCCGGCTGCCACAGCCTGCTCTTCGACTCGGCCACCAAGTACCACGCCATTTCCGGCTGGCCCAGCTTCACCCAGCCCGCCACGCCCGCCGCCATCTGCTACCTCCCCGACGACAGCCACCACATGCAGCGCATCGAGGCCCGCTGCAACGTGTGCGGCGGCCACCTCGGCCACGTTTTCCCCGACGGGCCGGCGCCGGCCGGGTTGCGCTACTGCATCAACTCGACGAGTCTGGTGCTGGAGCCGGTGGCGGCGCCCGATACCGGGACTGGCTGCTGA
- a CDS encoding SDR family oxidoreductase → MPALPSSKRLQNQVALVTGGSSGIGAGVARALAAEGARVFVNYSHSADDAAEVVREIEQAGGQATVLQADVSKEEDVLRMFDQIREQAGTLHILINNSGIQDDAPLLNMTLEQWQKVIGVNLTGQFLCAREAAREFVRRGPQPEISKATGKIICMSSVHEVIPWAGHVNYATSKGGIMQLMKTMAQELAPHRIRVNSIGPGAIATPINLSARDTPQEEKDLLTLIPYGRIGEPADIGNVAVWLASDESDYVTGITLFADGGMTLYPGFADNG, encoded by the coding sequence ATGCCTGCACTTCCTTCTTCCAAGCGCCTCCAAAACCAAGTAGCCCTCGTCACGGGCGGTAGCTCCGGCATTGGGGCCGGGGTGGCCCGAGCCCTGGCCGCCGAGGGTGCCCGGGTGTTTGTCAATTACTCGCACAGCGCCGACGATGCGGCCGAAGTGGTGCGTGAAATAGAGCAGGCCGGCGGCCAGGCCACAGTGCTGCAGGCCGATGTGAGCAAGGAAGAAGACGTGCTGCGCATGTTCGACCAGATCCGCGAGCAGGCCGGCACGCTGCATATCCTCATCAACAACTCCGGCATCCAGGACGATGCCCCGCTGCTGAACATGACGCTGGAGCAGTGGCAGAAAGTTATTGGCGTGAACCTGACCGGGCAGTTTTTGTGCGCCCGCGAGGCCGCCCGCGAGTTTGTGCGGCGCGGCCCGCAGCCGGAGATTTCCAAAGCCACCGGCAAAATCATCTGTATGAGTTCGGTGCACGAGGTTATTCCCTGGGCTGGGCACGTCAACTACGCCACCAGCAAGGGCGGTATCATGCAGTTGATGAAGACGATGGCCCAGGAACTGGCCCCGCACCGCATCCGGGTGAACAGCATCGGCCCCGGAGCCATTGCCACGCCCATCAACCTCTCGGCCCGCGACACGCCGCAGGAGGAGAAAGACCTGCTTACGCTCATTCCCTACGGCCGCATCGGCGAGCCGGCCGACATCGGCAACGTGGCCGTGTGGCTGGCTTCCGACGAGTCGGATTACGTGACCGGCATCACGCTCTTCGCCGATGGCGGCATGACGCTCTACCCCGGTTTCGCCGACAACGGCTGA
- the asnA gene encoding aspartate--ammonia ligase, with the protein MTAPEMLKTEEAISFVKDTFSRELSSQLHLVKVSSPIAVLDGTGINDDLNGIERPVGFPVKALDERRAVVVHSLAKWKRVRLQELGIEAGRGLLTDMRALRPDEDYSPIHSIYVDQWDWEKHISAEQRTPEFLQATVERIYEALRTTEARIAEAYPEITPVLPGKITFVHAEDLLRQYPTLTPKEREHEVVKQYGAVFLMGIGGELSHGEAHDGRAPDYDDWSTETAAGYRGLNGDILLWHPILQTSFEVSSMGIRVDKHALVRQLALRGCEDRQELSFHSRLLKDELPQSIGGGIGQSRVCMFMLRKGHIGEVQVSIWPEAVRTELAGAGVGLL; encoded by the coding sequence ATGACTGCCCCCGAAATGCTCAAAACCGAAGAAGCCATCAGCTTTGTGAAAGACACCTTCTCCCGGGAATTGTCGTCGCAGCTGCACCTGGTGAAAGTATCCTCGCCGATTGCCGTGCTCGATGGCACCGGCATCAACGACGACCTAAACGGGATTGAGCGGCCAGTAGGCTTCCCTGTGAAGGCCCTGGACGAGCGCCGCGCCGTGGTGGTGCACTCGCTGGCCAAGTGGAAGCGGGTGCGCCTGCAGGAGCTCGGCATCGAGGCCGGCCGCGGCCTGCTCACCGACATGCGCGCCCTGCGCCCCGACGAGGACTACTCGCCCATCCACTCCATCTACGTAGACCAGTGGGACTGGGAAAAGCACATCAGCGCCGAGCAGCGCACGCCGGAGTTTCTGCAGGCCACGGTGGAGCGCATCTACGAGGCCCTGCGCACCACCGAGGCCCGCATAGCCGAAGCCTACCCGGAAATTACGCCGGTGCTGCCCGGCAAAATCACGTTTGTGCACGCCGAAGACCTGCTCCGCCAGTACCCGACCCTCACGCCCAAGGAGCGCGAGCATGAGGTGGTGAAGCAGTACGGCGCGGTGTTCCTGATGGGCATCGGCGGCGAGCTGAGCCACGGCGAGGCCCACGACGGCCGCGCCCCTGACTACGACGACTGGAGCACCGAAACCGCCGCCGGCTACCGCGGCCTCAACGGCGACATCCTGCTCTGGCACCCCATCCTGCAAACCTCCTTCGAGGTATCATCGATGGGCATTCGGGTGGATAAGCACGCGCTGGTGCGCCAGCTGGCGTTGCGCGGCTGCGAAGACCGGCAGGAGCTGTCGTTTCACTCGCGCTTGCTCAAGGACGAGCTGCCGCAGAGCATAGGCGGGGGCATCGGGCAGAGCCGGGTGTGCATGTTCATGCTGCGCAAAGGCCACATCGGGGAGGTGCAGGTGAGCATCTGGCCCGAGGCCGTGCGCACCGAGCTGGCGGGGGCCGGGGTAGGGCTGCTGTAA
- a CDS encoding DUF3140 domain-containing protein — MATSASGDIYADFKHDVNMTAAELEKWLKTEESKSVGQDSGDGTSVGHHSGEHIVQILHKKKADLTAADEQHMHKVHSYISRHLAQGPHDQKDVKTSRWRYSLMNWGHDPLKKG, encoded by the coding sequence ATGGCTACTTCTGCTTCCGGCGACATTTATGCCGACTTCAAACACGATGTGAACATGACCGCCGCCGAGCTGGAAAAGTGGCTGAAAACCGAAGAATCGAAATCGGTGGGGCAGGACAGCGGCGACGGCACCAGCGTTGGGCACCACTCCGGCGAGCATATCGTGCAAATTCTGCACAAGAAAAAGGCCGACCTCACCGCCGCCGACGAGCAGCACATGCACAAGGTGCACAGCTACATCAGCCGTCACCTGGCCCAGGGCCCGCACGACCAAAAGGACGTGAAAACCTCACGCTGGCGCTATTCGCTGATGAACTGGGGCCACGATCCGCTGAAAAAAGGGTAG
- a CDS encoding cyclase family protein produces the protein MMWLDFTTTISDGMAYWPDNAPVRIRKTLSMADGAAANVTEMSLSVHTGTHVDAPRHFLPDGPDVTQLDLSTLMGPALLVEVDDERFITRAAVEHLQLQPHDRVLFKTRNSRHDWATQPFNPDFVRLRADAAEWLRDQGVVCVGVDYISVGPADTHHALLDAGISIIEGLALQHAAPGRYELLCLPLKVAGADGAPARVLARRLE, from the coding sequence ATGATGTGGCTTGACTTCACGACCACCATTTCCGACGGCATGGCCTACTGGCCCGATAACGCCCCGGTGCGTATCCGCAAAACTCTGAGCATGGCCGACGGCGCCGCCGCCAACGTCACGGAAATGAGCCTGAGCGTGCACACTGGCACCCACGTGGATGCCCCGCGCCATTTCCTGCCCGATGGCCCCGACGTCACGCAGCTGGACCTGAGCACCCTGATGGGCCCGGCGCTGCTGGTGGAGGTCGACGACGAGCGGTTTATCACGCGGGCCGCCGTGGAGCACCTGCAGCTGCAGCCCCACGACCGGGTGCTGTTCAAAACCCGCAACTCCCGCCACGACTGGGCCACCCAACCCTTCAACCCCGATTTCGTGCGCCTCCGCGCCGATGCCGCCGAGTGGCTCCGCGACCAGGGCGTCGTCTGCGTCGGGGTCGACTACATATCGGTGGGCCCGGCCGATACCCACCACGCTTTGCTCGACGCCGGCATCAGCATCATTGAGGGCCTGGCCCTGCAGCACGCCGCGCCTGGCCGCTACGAGCTGCTGTGCTTGCCCCTGAAGGTAGCCGGCGCCGACGGGGCCCCGGCCCGCGTGCTGGCCCGCCGCCTGGAGTAG
- a CDS encoding protein adenylyltransferase SelO, translating into MPHPLQPLESAAFQNSFVDTLRGDASSDNSPRQVPGYHYSRTAPTPVADPHLLAWSEEMAAFLGLEKPAERGPGAAVLAGNLVTETMKPFAARYGGHQFGNWAGQLGDGRAMSLGELTATDGTPWELQLKGAGPTPYSRRADGRAVLRSSVREFLCSEAMYHLGVPTTRALSLAATGDQVVRDMFYDGNARPEPGAVVARVAPTFVRFGSFQLLAALGEIDNLQALADYVITRYFPELGAPSPKVYVRWFAEVSRRTAVMVAHWQSVGFVHGVLNTDNMSILGLTIDYGPYGWLEPYDPDWTPNTTDFGGRRYAFGQQPRIGLWNLMALAQALGPLLPDPQALRPLLDEYAATFNATYRQLMARKLGLATFAAPDHALLEALPAALETAEADLTLFFRGLSEAVPALLQEDDDALDTLLAAACYTEPGSAAHVPLRAWLVQYAGRLRQESNPPEAIQQGMLAANPKYVLRNYLAQQVIEAAEAGDLAPLHRLQQVLKTPFTEQPGHDDLAAKRPEWARTKPGSATLSCSS; encoded by the coding sequence ATGCCTCACCCTCTTCAGCCGCTGGAAAGCGCCGCTTTCCAGAATTCTTTTGTCGACACGCTGCGCGGCGACGCCTCCTCGGACAACAGCCCGCGCCAGGTGCCGGGCTACCACTACTCGCGCACCGCGCCCACGCCCGTTGCCGATCCGCACCTGCTGGCGTGGTCCGAGGAAATGGCGGCGTTTCTGGGGTTGGAGAAACCAGCCGAGCGCGGCCCTGGTGCCGCCGTGTTGGCCGGCAACCTCGTAACCGAAACCATGAAGCCGTTTGCGGCGCGCTACGGCGGGCATCAGTTCGGCAACTGGGCCGGCCAGCTCGGCGACGGCCGCGCCATGAGTTTGGGCGAGCTTACGGCCACCGACGGCACGCCGTGGGAGCTGCAGCTGAAAGGCGCTGGCCCCACGCCCTACTCGCGCCGCGCCGATGGCCGCGCCGTGCTGCGTTCCTCGGTGCGGGAGTTTCTGTGTTCCGAAGCCATGTACCATCTCGGAGTGCCCACCACTCGCGCCCTGAGCCTGGCAGCCACTGGCGACCAGGTGGTGCGCGACATGTTCTACGACGGCAACGCCCGGCCCGAGCCCGGCGCCGTGGTGGCGCGGGTGGCGCCCACGTTCGTGCGCTTCGGCAGCTTCCAACTGCTGGCCGCACTGGGCGAAATCGACAACCTGCAGGCCCTGGCCGACTACGTGATTACGCGGTATTTCCCGGAGCTGGGCGCACCCTCGCCGAAGGTGTATGTGCGCTGGTTTGCCGAAGTAAGCCGCCGCACCGCCGTAATGGTGGCGCACTGGCAATCCGTGGGCTTCGTGCACGGCGTGCTCAACACCGACAACATGAGCATCCTGGGCCTCACCATCGACTACGGCCCCTACGGCTGGCTGGAGCCCTACGACCCCGACTGGACCCCCAACACCACCGACTTCGGCGGCCGCCGCTACGCCTTCGGGCAGCAGCCGCGGATAGGGCTCTGGAACCTGATGGCGCTGGCCCAAGCCCTCGGCCCCCTGCTGCCCGACCCGCAGGCGCTACGCCCGCTGCTCGATGAGTACGCCGCCACCTTCAACGCCACCTACCGCCAGCTGATGGCCCGCAAGCTCGGCCTGGCCACCTTCGCCGCCCCCGACCACGCCCTGCTGGAAGCACTGCCCGCAGCCCTGGAAACCGCCGAGGCCGACCTGACGCTGTTTTTTCGAGGCCTCTCGGAAGCTGTGCCGGCGCTGCTGCAGGAAGATGACGACGCCCTGGACACGCTGCTGGCTGCGGCCTGCTACACCGAGCCGGGCAGCGCCGCCCACGTGCCGTTGCGGGCGTGGCTGGTGCAATACGCCGGGCGGCTGCGCCAGGAATCGAACCCGCCTGAAGCCATTCAGCAAGGCATGCTGGCCGCCAACCCCAAGTACGTGCTGCGCAACTACCTGGCCCAGCAGGTCATCGAAGCCGCCGAAGCCGGCGACCTGGCCCCGCTGCACCGGCTGCAGCAGGTGCTGAAGACGCCCTTCACCGAGCAGCCCGGCCACGACGACCTGGCCGCCAAACGGCCCGAGTGGGCCCGCACCAAGCCCGGCAGCGCTACGCTGTCGTGCAGCTCGTAA
- a CDS encoding leucine-rich repeat-containing protein kinase family protein: MHTLEELRSGQLAGARRLDLSENLTEFPREIFSLADTLEVLNLSGNALAALPPDFGRLRHLRILFCSDNRFTAVPEVLGECPQLSMIGFKANQIRTLPGAALPPALQWLILTDNQLEALPPEIGTCQHLQKLMLAGNRLTELPETLARCTNLELLRLAANRLAELPTWLLALPRLSWLAYAGNPFSEAAEDAALAQHPIGTIAWDTLTPGRLLGEGASGVISQARWQPGGSQPAREVAVKVFKGAVTSDGLPHSEMVACISAGRHPSLVPVDGRLTGHPTGAEGLVLELIPPDFMNLAGPPSFATCTRDVYAPGTTFALPAVLRLAHGVASAVAHLHRRGILHGDLYAHNILYTSTGAALLSDFGAACFFAPHATTARALQQLEARAFGCLLEELLAHCVPSAAEQPLLPRLQQLRDQCLQLDVASRPMFAEIAAALAELAG, from the coding sequence ATGCATACCCTTGAAGAGCTGCGCAGCGGCCAGTTGGCCGGCGCCCGGCGCCTCGACCTATCCGAAAACCTGACCGAGTTTCCCCGCGAGATTTTCAGTCTGGCCGATACGCTGGAAGTCCTCAACCTGTCGGGCAACGCGCTGGCGGCGCTGCCCCCGGATTTTGGCCGCCTGCGCCACCTGCGCATCCTGTTTTGCTCCGATAACCGCTTCACCGCCGTGCCTGAGGTGCTGGGCGAGTGCCCGCAGCTGAGTATGATTGGCTTCAAGGCCAACCAGATCCGGACGCTGCCCGGCGCGGCGCTGCCCCCGGCTCTACAGTGGCTGATCCTCACCGATAACCAGCTCGAAGCCCTGCCGCCCGAAATCGGCACCTGCCAGCACCTGCAGAAGCTGATGCTTGCCGGCAACCGCCTCACCGAGCTTCCCGAAACCCTGGCCCGCTGCACGAATCTGGAACTGCTGCGCCTGGCTGCCAACCGCCTCGCGGAGCTGCCTACGTGGCTGCTGGCGCTGCCGCGGCTGTCGTGGCTGGCCTACGCCGGCAACCCGTTCAGCGAAGCCGCCGAAGATGCGGCGCTGGCGCAGCACCCCATCGGCACGATTGCCTGGGACACCCTGACGCCGGGCCGGCTGCTGGGCGAAGGCGCATCGGGCGTGATTTCGCAGGCCCGCTGGCAGCCCGGCGGCTCGCAGCCGGCGCGGGAAGTGGCCGTGAAGGTGTTTAAGGGCGCCGTAACCAGCGACGGTCTGCCGCACTCCGAAATGGTGGCCTGCATCAGCGCCGGCCGCCACCCCAGCCTGGTGCCCGTGGATGGGCGTCTGACCGGCCACCCAACCGGGGCCGAAGGCTTGGTGCTGGAGCTGATTCCGCCCGATTTCATGAACTTGGCCGGTCCGCCCAGCTTCGCCACCTGCACCCGCGACGTGTACGCGCCCGGCACCACGTTTGCGCTGCCGGCCGTGCTGCGCCTCGCCCACGGCGTAGCATCGGCGGTGGCGCACCTGCACCGCCGCGGCATCCTGCACGGCGACCTGTACGCCCACAACATCCTGTACACCAGCACCGGCGCGGCCCTGCTCAGCGACTTTGGCGCGGCCTGCTTCTTTGCGCCGCACGCCACCACAGCGCGAGCCCTGCAGCAGCTGGAAGCCCGCGCCTTTGGCTGTCTGCTGGAAGAACTGCTGGCGCACTGCGTTCCATCGGCCGCCGAGCAGCCGCTGCTGCCGCGCCTGCAGCAGCTCCGCGACCAGTGCTTGCAGCTGGATGTAGCCAGCCGGCCGATGTTTGCTGAAATAGCGGCTGCATTGGCGGAATTAGCCGGGTAG